GGGCGAGCATCCCCTGCCTGGCAGCCGCAGGCATCACTTTTAGCCCCCGGCTGGGGGGGTCTCcatacagagaagaaaaacaccagcTGGAAGAGTTTAAGGGTTTCTGCTCTGGAGGACAGGTTTGTGCTAGAAGTGTCCCTGGAGCAAGACTCCAGTGCCCCGAGCTCGGGGCTGCTGGCCCATCTGCCAACCCAGATCAATCCCCCGCTGAGCCACATTGCTCAGGTGCCTGGGGGCGGGTGTCACCACCGCCGTGTCCCCTCCGCCCTGGTCCCACGGGAGCTGTGTCCAAGCTGGTTGGTGCATTTGGTGTCCCCGAAATGCTTCGgtgtgctgcagctgtggggcCAGGCACAGCCAAAGAGTGGAGAATGGCTTCTTGCAGTCCCAGGCATTTTCTCGAGAGatgcttaaaagaaataataattaaaagtacAGCTTGTTTTTAGTTGGCCTGTTCTGCAGCAGCGAGACCACTTACCACCCCAGGCCAGCCTCCCAGCACTACGGCTCCGGGAGCGACAAGGCCTGGCCCTGGCTACTGAAAACCCCTTGGGGGTCTGTCTGTGTGCCTTGGCGGCGGGCTCAGGGGGGAAtcctctgccctgctgggaCCCAGGCAGCATCCGACAGTGGCCGTTGGGGTGCCGAGGGCTTGGGGAGTCCGTGCAGGATGTCTGCAGCGCCCAGATAATGTCCACAACACCTCCTTGTGCCTCTCGGTGCGGCCATTCCTCTGCTTCGGCTCTCTCCTGGCCAGGCAGGTCTCTGGGGAGAGAAAACGAGCCGGGCTGCAGGCGAAGGGTGTTGGAGCAGGTTATTTGTCTCCCTCTGCCCACCCTGAGGAGCAAAGCCACCGCTCAGGCCTGGGCTCGCCTGCCCGTGCCCAGCAGCTTCCCGGGCACAGCCCTGGCTCggtggggcagcccccagccccccgccagcccctgccccgtcccACCTCCGCAGCGTGAAGGGAGCTGGTCCCTGGTGAGGCGAGTGGAGAGGGGGCACCAAACGTCGTCCCCCCCCGGCAGCTCCGGCGTCCCTAGGCCCGTCTGCTCCTCACACCGCCGTCTCCTGCTCCGCGCTGGattcctccttcttcctcttcatcttgCAGAAGCCATGGAGCCCGCAGAAGCACGCGAAGGTGAACTGGGGCATCACCCGGAGCAGGAGAGGCGTGGGGGCACCCGAGGAGACctggatggggacagggagatgtGGAGAGAtcagggcagctcctgcaggtgcCCAGGGGATGCACGAATGGGACAGATCCCCCAAATCACCCAACTGGAAGCAGGCCCTGAAAGCCGACCCCAGCCCCTCTCCGCTCTAGGGGACGGTGGGGACAGACGTGGGGACAGCTTGTGGCACCCGATGGGGATTTGTGGGCCCTTCGGGGCGAGGTGCCCGGGGACACCCGGCGAGGCTCAGCACCAGCGGTTCCGGCACAATGAGGCTCAGCTGAGAGCAGCGTCCGCTGGCTTTGTGTCCGTTTTCAGAGGATAAAATAATGCCCCAAAGCACAGCCCACATTACGGCCCAACAGCTGCAAAATGTAATTATGCAAACGAAaggctgctttttttaaaataaacaacagatACTTGCAGAAATACCATCTGAAGCGAAACCTTCGTTTTCTCCCCACTTTAAATTTTAGCACGGTTTGCAGGTTGCCAGCCCTGATTTTGCCCCAGCAAAGGCAGTGCTGGTGCTCCCAGCAAGCTGTGCCCAGCACGTGCAGCACCGCACTCCAGCACTGCACATCCTCACCCCATCGCCCTCCAGCCCCACGGACAGCAGAGAGACCCCAGCACCCACTGCATAGCCAGCACGTAGGCTCGCTGCAGAGCCATAATTCAGCGTTTATTCCCCGGCAGTATAAAGAGGGAATAGCTCAGGGCCTCAGTTTACCTGTCTATGAAATGGGCACAATGGTAGTGCTCAGGCTATCAAAGGACCAGGTGGAAATCTCAGTGTATGGGGTACTGGTGCATCCAGAGAGCCACCGGCACCGACAGCAGCTAGCAGAGGGAGCCCCTGGAcagtgggggggggcactgtgCAGAccccccatcccaccacccccaccctgcctccctgctgcaggttAGAGCGATTCAAACTCCCAGCGCAGACAGCCGGGAGAAAATCAATCGTGGGGAAAAAAGCCGAACCAGGTGGGGTCCATGCGCCCTTCCCTACATGCAGGGGTGTTGTccgctgcctccctgccttcccccctTCCAAGaggcccagctgcagcacaaagcCAAGGGCAGCAGCGAGAGGTTTCATtctctgcccccctccccagcctttgCCAGCCATCTGGGTacctgcccagcagctcccaaatTAAACAAGGCTACCTCTGGAGCTCACAAATAAAGACAACAGGCTCTTTAATGAGTCTCCCGTTCTGAATGGCTTCCCAGCGTAGCGGCAGGTCCCCGCGCCTCTCTTTgtgctgttgctttttgttaGGAGCCTGAGAATGGGATTTGGGAGGGAGCggctggggcagaggggctgcgcggggctgcTGCGCCCTCCCggctctgcagagctccagTGGGAATGGAGCAAAAAACCTCTGCCTGCA
The sequence above is a segment of the Anser cygnoides isolate HZ-2024a breed goose chromosome 25, Taihu_goose_T2T_genome, whole genome shotgun sequence genome. Coding sequences within it:
- the BLACAT1 gene encoding bladder cancer associated transcript 1 isoform X2, encoding MPQFTFACFCGLHGFCKMKRKKEESSAEQETAV